A window of Candidatus Eisenbacteria bacterium contains these coding sequences:
- a CDS encoding FAD-binding domain-containing protein, which produces VTARVGAEAFLRQLCWRDFYLQLLAARPDLPYADYRPRGDEWHEDEEAFTAWRDGLTGYPIVDAAMRQLRLEAWMPGRARLLAASFLVKDLRLDWRLGAAHFAELLVDGDVASNSGNWQWVAGTGTDTRPNRVFNPVRQAMRFDPSGDYVRRYVPELGSLPPKTIHQPWTLGAEALARLGYPAPLVDHAEASAAFVGSRAGSRPSGMIDPDA; this is translated from the coding sequence GTCACCGCACGTGTCGGCGCCGAGGCGTTCCTGCGGCAGCTCTGCTGGCGGGACTTCTATCTCCAGCTCCTGGCCGCACGACCGGACCTCCCGTACGCCGACTACCGGCCCCGTGGCGACGAGTGGCACGAGGACGAGGAAGCCTTCACCGCCTGGCGCGACGGCCTCACCGGATACCCCATCGTCGACGCGGCGATGCGCCAGCTCCGCCTCGAGGCGTGGATGCCCGGCCGAGCGCGGCTTCTCGCCGCGTCCTTCCTGGTCAAGGACCTCCGCCTCGACTGGCGTCTCGGCGCCGCCCACTTCGCCGAGCTGCTCGTCGACGGCGACGTCGCGAGCAACTCGGGCAACTGGCAGTGGGTCGCCGGGACCGGGACGGACACCCGGCCGAACCGGGTCTTCAACCCGGTGCGCCAAGCGATGCGCTTCGACCCCTCGGGCGACTACGTCCGACGCTACGTCCCCGAGCTCGGCTCGCTTCCGCCGAAGACAATCCATCAGCCCTGGACGCTCGGGGCGGAGGCGCTTGCGCGGCTCGGCTATCCAGCCCCGCTCGTCGACCACGCCGAAGCGAGCGCGGCTTTCGTCGGGTCGCGGGCAGGCAGCCGCCCGTCGGGCATGATCGATCCCGATGCCTGA
- a CDS encoding DUF427 domain-containing protein, which produces MPESVWDYPRPPRVEPSNKRVRVVLGGAVIADTIRAHRALETSHPPVYYVPFEDVARGSLEPSRGRGSFCEWKGAASYFDVIGGDGRRVERAAWTYADPAPGFEMIRDAVAFYPGLMDECTLDGELVEAQEGGFYGGWITSEVVGPFKGGRGTSGW; this is translated from the coding sequence ATGCCTGAGTCGGTCTGGGACTATCCACGTCCACCGCGCGTCGAGCCGTCGAACAAGCGTGTGCGCGTCGTGCTCGGCGGCGCGGTGATCGCCGACACGATCCGAGCGCACCGCGCGCTCGAGACGAGCCATCCGCCGGTCTACTACGTGCCGTTCGAGGACGTCGCCCGCGGCTCGCTCGAGCCGTCTCGCGGACGCGGCAGCTTCTGCGAGTGGAAGGGCGCTGCTTCGTATTTCGACGTGATCGGCGGCGACGGCCGCCGCGTCGAGCGGGCGGCGTGGACGTACGCCGATCCTGCGCCGGGTTTCGAGATGATCCGCGACGCAGTTGCGTTCTACCCGGGCCTGATGGACGAATGCACGCTCGACGGAGAGCTTGTCGAGGCGCAGGAAGGTGGCTTCTACGGTGGCTGGATCACGAGCGAGGTCGTCGGCCCGTTCAAAGGCGGACGCGGCACATCCGGTTGGTGA
- the heR gene encoding heliorhodopsin HeR — protein MDNKALRRGNALLALVHAAQAVVILALSTDFSLPVTGAFMEGPPGSGLPKQVLLFDLRIGPLVGAFLLLAALDHALVALPPCRARYERSLAAGVNPFRWLEYSLSASLMVVLIAMLTGIADYVALFALFAVNAAMIFLGWLMELLNPPDRARTRWLPFVLGCIVGAVAWIAIAVQIGASAERGHAPPTFVYAIFVSLFVLFNSFAVNQALQYKRVGRWRDYRYGERWYLWLSLVAKSLLAWQVFANVLVL, from the coding sequence ATGGACAACAAGGCGCTTCGGCGCGGCAATGCGTTACTTGCGCTGGTCCACGCGGCGCAGGCGGTCGTGATCCTCGCGCTCTCGACCGACTTCTCGCTTCCCGTCACAGGCGCCTTCATGGAAGGCCCGCCGGGAAGCGGACTGCCGAAGCAGGTCTTGCTCTTCGACCTCCGAATCGGCCCGCTCGTCGGTGCATTCCTCTTGCTCGCAGCGCTCGACCACGCTCTCGTCGCGCTCCCGCCGTGCCGCGCCCGCTACGAGCGAAGTCTCGCGGCGGGCGTCAATCCGTTCCGTTGGCTCGAGTATTCCCTCTCGGCCTCGCTGATGGTCGTCCTGATCGCGATGCTGACCGGCATCGCCGACTACGTCGCGTTGTTCGCGCTCTTCGCGGTCAACGCGGCGATGATCTTCCTCGGCTGGCTGATGGAGCTCCTCAACCCACCTGACCGTGCGCGGACGCGCTGGCTTCCGTTCGTGCTCGGCTGCATCGTGGGCGCCGTCGCGTGGATCGCCATCGCGGTGCAGATCGGCGCCTCGGCGGAGCGTGGACATGCACCGCCGACGTTCGTCTATGCGATCTTCGTCTCGCTCTTCGTTCTGTTCAACAGCTTCGCTGTGAACCAGGCCCTGCAGTACAAGCGGGTCGGGCGCTGGCGCGACTATCGCTACGGCGAGCGCTGGTATCTCTGGCTGAGCCTCGTCGCGAAGAGCCTGCTCGCATGGCAGGTCTTCGCGAACGTGCTCGTGCTCTGA